tagtactttgATGTGCCCAcattatatatgcaggataggaggagtagtactttgATGTGCCCAAATTATATATGAAGGATTGGAGGAGTAGTACTTTGATGTGCCAGtattatatatgcaggataggaggagtagtactgtgatgtacccATATTATAtgtatgcaggatatcaggttatATGTTCAGATCTTCCAAAATAGTTTCAGGCTATATGGATATGACTCACTTCCTTAGAAATGTATCTGTTCCTTCTAAGATTCTGATTTATTAGCAGTATATTTTGAGACAGGCGCTTAGTAGGTAAATGCTGAATACATGTTTATCCTGTGTGTCTGCATATCTTGGCGATGACCTTAGAACTTTGTACGTGGTGTTTATCAAGTGCTGGGGTTGAAGGTTACAGAGGTGGAGTAATATAATTGCAGAGTTTAGCAAACCAAGATGCATAGGGAATATTCAGGGAATAGATGACTCTGCAGTTACTATACCCTGAAACTTTGAGGTACTAAGTAAAAAACAACCTTCTAGTAGATATAGGTAACAACTTTAATCTTGTTCTTCTGGGTTGTTCCTTAATTAAATAAATCATATAGAACAGGTCAAAAAGAGTACTGCATGACTACATCAAGATAAAAAACTAAATCCAATACgttagctttaaaggaaacctaccacttgaagaggcagatataagggggaactactgagcaccagctcagagtgagctggtgccggggcttagtttcgttagtgttttaaaccgctgtatcgcggtttaaaacactttttaaactttatagccgaagctgcttcggcgcagggaggtacgcgctcggcgcaccatgcgcgcgaccgtgcccgcggctctcattcacttcctatgtagccgcgtgcatggtcgcgcgcatggtgcgtcgagcgcgtacctccctgcgccgaagcagcttcggccataaagtttaaaaagtgttttaaaccgcaatgctgtggtttaaaacactaacaaaactaagctctggcaccagctcaccctgagctggtgctcggtagttcccccttatatctgcctcttcaagtggtaggtttcctttaaactggtATTGTGTATGTTGTACACCTAGAGGAAGTATGATTTTTCAaagacatgtattttttttattctagtaTACTATAAACCCatttaataaacccataaaaccATTTCTATTTTTAGGCTTAGAATTTAGTATTTAGCGATTTGGTCAACAGTTGCCAGTATCTGATAGGGCCATCCCCTTGACTGGCGCTAAGCATAGACCTAGCAAAGACATGAATGGATTAAAAAAGTAGTTTGTTCTTTGTTGTTTTtgtaaattgttttaaaaaaaaaacatatatcaaTCTGTTTAGCACCACATGCTCTAACATAATTCTTGCAGATTACTTTTTAATCCCCTTCATTACCGAGGGTCATAGGTGCCTGGTTCCAGTCAATTTGTGCAATCTATTGTAGACCtttttaaatgatgatatctTAACATATCATAAGAATTTCTACTGTGTTTTTTCCATGATATGTTAGACTTTAAATTGATAGAACAATTgtattaataaaaatttttatagaaTGAGCAAAAGCAAAAAATTCAATTtttcccatattttttttttaataagcggTAAAATTGTAGAAACCTTTACCAAAATTCTAAATATGTAGAGTGTCAATCCATGACAATTTTCCAGGTTCAAaaacagagggtgcatgtacttttgctaATTGTCTTCTGCAACTCCGTCTGCACTTTGCCTTCAGCTGAGGTTAGATAAGAATCTCCCCTTTAGGCTTCCTTCGGACTATAGTGTGCTTGCCTGGGTGCGCTGGTcatcccttccctctccatagagaagcgcaGGTTCTGCAGGAGggaaccacagaccacttctcagtaccaatgctttctggctgatgctttggtcaattttgaatgttagtGGTGCTTTCAAACTCGTGGTAGCATGAAACAGACtttacaacccacacaagtggctcaggtagtgcagctcatccaggatggcacatcaatgcaagctgtggcaagaaggttttgCGGTTTCTGTCAACGTAGTGCCCAGCGGCTGGAGGCGCTATCAGAAGACAGGAGGGGGCCGTAGGAGGggaacaacccagcagcaggaccgttAGCTTGACCTttttgcaaggaggaacaggaggagcactgccaaaatgacctccagcaggccacaaatgtgcatgtgtctgcacgaATGGTTAGAAAACTACTCCAttaggatggtatgagggcccgacGTCCATAAATGAGGGTTGTGGTCACAGCCCATACCATACAggacgcttggcatttgccagagaacaccaggattcaCCACTtgcgccctgtgctcttcacatatAAAAAGAGGTTCACACTGAGGACATGTGACAGACATGACAAAGTCTGGAGATGCCATGGAGAGCGATCTGTTGCCTGCAACAGCTTTAAGCATGACTGGTTTGACCATGGGTCAATAATGGTGTAGGGTGGCCTTTCTTTGGAAGGCCCCACAGCCCTCCGTTTGAtcaccagaggtagcctgactgccattaagtaccaagatgagatccttagaccccttgtgagaccaaaTGTTGGTTTGGTTGGCCTTTGGTTTCTCCTAACACAGGAcagtgctagacctcatgtggatggagtgtgtcagcagttcctgcaagatgaaggcactgAAGCTATAGACTGGCCTgcttgttccccagacctgaatctgattGAACAAATCTGGGATATTATGTCTTgctccatccaccaacgtcacattgccaccacagactgtccaggagttggcggatgctttaggAGAAGATCCCACAGGAGACCAactgcaacctcatcaggagcatcaggagtcgtagggaggtcatacaggcatgtggtggacacaaacaatactgagcctcattttgattTGTTTTAATGACATTAGATCAAAGTTGGATAAGCctatagtgtgtttttccactttaattttaggggttactccaaatccaggcctccattggttaaaaaatgtgatttccattgatgattcacATTcaagcacattcaactttgtacagaacaaaatattcaatgttatttgagtgttccctttattaatTTGAGCAATGATTgatatcaggattgtgtttctaggtgaaacagaactggagatatccaccTTTAAATTTATAGTTGGGAGTCCAGATATGTACTTAAAAATCTTTTACTGTAAATTTAACAGTggaaagatccagttcctgacactgtgtgactcgGTGCCATTGTTCAGGAGATATGACCATTTAAATTATGCCACTGTCttgatgtatacattatatatgagcTATCTGCATGGAGCATGGGCAGATAAGACACGTTTAGCCGTATGGCAGTCTTGACGGGGTTAAGGTAACTGCTTtggcaataaaatataattttcaattaatcatTTATAGGTAAGAATTTCCTGTGTTCAGCAGGGTTGACCAGACATTGATTTATTTTACTCTTTGGCTTCAAAGCAGGTTGAAAACCCATTATGGCCACATCTATGCTTGAACAAACATATATATGACATATCATTACTTATGATGTATATGAGGAGTTATAAGTTATAGCAAGCTTTTATTTGTTAATTTAAAACTTGttaattgttatttttattctttgcacAGGCCATGCTCCAGAGCTGTTAAGGCATGGGTGAAGTCACAGCAAGTAAGCAGCCGAAAAGCACATGCTCTGCAGGCCCTGAGTAAGCAAATAGagcgtcttcctcctggtgtcCGAGAATTTGTGATACGAGGAGCTGAATTGTGTGAGCCTTCAAACATCCATATATGTGATGGCACTGCTTCGGAAAATGACACCATCCTGACTGTTTTACAGCAAGAGGGTATGATAAAGAAACTGCACAAGTACCCAAACTGGTGAGTAAGATTAGCTTGCAAACAGTGTTTCTGAATCCCCATGATATTCTAATAGCACATTCCCCATGGCTTTACCAATTGCACTGCCCATTACTCTTTAGCTCTGCTTTACTATACTGCCTGCATGTGTACTATAGTTTATTGCTAATTTACTCCTCTTTATGTGCCCTTCTGCTTTATTTTCTTATTCATCCTCCAGCTGGTTGGCTAGAACTGATCCAAAGGATGTGGCTCGAGTTGAGAGTAAGACCGTTATAGTAACTACAAACCAGCGGGATACTGTTCCAATTCCCACAGATGGAGCCAAGGGGCAGCTTGGTAACTGGATGTCCCCTGGAGATTTTGAGAGAGCAAAGAGTGATCGCTTCCCTGGTTGTATGAAAGGTTTGTAAACTACTATGGGTCTAACATTACAACCAGGCATTAATCGCTCTCTGTAGTTGGTGTAAATATATAAGTGATTATTTGTGTTAATGGATCATGGTTTGGCTTCTCTTTTCCCAGGTCGTACTATGTATGTATTGCCATTCAGCATGGGCCCAGTTGGTTCCCCATTATCTAAATATGGAGTACAGCTAACAGACTCTCCATATGTAGTGGCCAGTATGCGTATTATGACACGTATGGGCACCCCAGTTTTGGATGCTATAGGAGATGGCGACTTTGTGAAATGTCTACACTCTGTGGGGCAACCACTCCCCTTAAAGGGTAAGAATATTCTTATAGTACTAATTATTTCACTCTGCAAATGCAGTATACAGATCAAATAACTAAAGATACCCAATTTATGTCTTCTGTGCAGCCCCCCTGGTGAACTCATGGCCTTGCAACCCTGAAAAGACACTTATTGCGCATGTTCCCGATAACAGGGAGATTGTCTCTTTTGGTAGTGGATACGGAGGAAATTCTCTCTTGGGAAAAAAATGCTTCGCTCTGCGCATAGCCTCCCGAATTGCCAAGgatgagggctggctggctgagcATATGCTGGTGAGAGAGGCGCTTTTGGCCCCCTGCATACTCTCTCCTGCACTTGACCCCCTGTCTTCTGTTTCCTGAGCCATCTTTTTCTGCTATATGTATATTATCTTGTTATGGGGTTTCTTTCGCACATTAGATTTTGGGTATCACAAACCCTGCTGGACGTAAAAgatacatcgctgctgccttccCAAGTGCCTGTGGAAAAACAAACCTTGCAATGATGCGCCCATCGCTGCCTGGTTGGAAGGTACAATGTGTGGGAGATGACATTGCTTGGATGAAATTTGATAGTGAAGGTTTGTATTGTGCTATACATTCAATAAAATGAGTGTGGTGGGTAACCAACTACTGTATTAATGAAACCTTTTCCCTACAGGACGTCTTCGGGCTATTAACCCAGAAAACGGCTTCTTTGGTGTGGCTCCTGGAACCTCTGTAAAAACAAATCCCAATGCCCTGCATACAGTGGAGAAGAACACCGTCTTCACAAACGTGGGAGAGACTAGTGATGGAGGCGTCTACTGGGAAGGACTGGATCAAGATCTTCCACCTGGTGTGACTGTCACATCCTGGCTTGGAAAACCCTGGAAAAAAGGTAAGATAACTTCGctactatttatatatatatatatatatatatatatatatatatatatgcattgctTCTTGACTTTTATAGTGTGTAAAACAAGTTTCTCTCTACAGGAGATAAAGATCCCTGTGCACACCCAAATTCACGTTTCTGCGCCCCTGCGGCTCAGTGTCCTATTATGGATGAAGCTTGGGAGTCACCAGAGGGTGTTCCCATAGATGCCATCATCTTTGGTGGTAGAAGACCTGAGGGTAAGGGATAGATACTTTATATCTGCTATAACAACTGCATTAGGATGCCATAATAATTCAGCAACAGTCTATCTATATATTATGTGTACCATGCCTGTCACTTAATCATTTTATGCAGAATTGATTTGGATAGGAGTGACAAAACTTTTTACTGTTAGCATTTCCAAGAATATGGTGATTTCCCAGCAGTCCCTTCTTTTTCATCgccttctttttatatttttagttcTTTACCTTGTGCTAAAATGTGTAAAATATATGAGGTGTTGAAAGATTGTGACAAAAGACATTGAGATTCCTTGATAACCTCTCTTGATTATCAACCTCTCTTGCAGCCACCATCAACCCCTTGATTGTGCCTGCAAATAGCACAAAGTCATCCGCATGTGGCCTAAGTTTTatattttaaacttatttttaattGTGCTAGTCCCCCCCCACCCATATTGTAATGATATCCATTGTGAGATTTGTAGACCATTAATATTTATAGATTTAGCCTTTTAGAGCatgcataaaatatatacaacagATATCAGTCAAGGAGGAAAGCGGATAGCTGATACAGAGAGctgtaacttgaagctgctgtatcccaatgcaaaatctggATCAGGCTGCTTACTATAATGTATTATTCATTGTACTAGTCTTCTAATATATAGggaacagacacattgggggtcatttactaagggcccgattcgcgttttcccaacgtgttacctgaatatttccgttttgcgccgatttcccctgaattgctccgggattttggcgcacgcaatcgtattgtggcgcatcggcgctggcatgcacgcgacggaaatcggggggcgtggccaaacgaaaaaccgccgcatttaaaacaaaaaatttgttgcggagcttgtacttaccttcactcagcccggcccgttgaactccagcgcgttccgatgcttttcagcgcagcagcgccgcctggtggacggcggaggaactactttaatgaatcccggccggacccgaatccagcgcagagaacgcgccgctggatcgcgaatggaccgggtaagtaaatctgccccattatggtcCTGGGGCTTCTAGGTCCCAGTTACAACCACATGGTCTGTACCACCTCAAGTTAAGCCCCTGGATAATaaacacatcccctgtataaataataaacaaagaaatCTATTTCCTAGGTGTCCCTTTGGTCTACGAGAGCTTCAACTGGAACCATGGCGTGTTTGTTGGAGCTGCTATGCGGTCTGAGGCTACTGCAGCGGCAGAACACAAAGGTTAGTATAGAACCAGTATATAACACCATAATGTCATGTCGTAAGGTAAATTTGTTTTATACTCTTAGGTAATAATGTTGTGCTCTATAAATTTTACTTAAATACCAATTTGTCACAAGTTGTACTAGTTTAATGTGGGTTTTATCATATAATTTGTGTAATCATTATTTTCCATTGTTGTGTCTTATAGGCAAAGTTATCATGCATGATCCTTTTGCAATGAGACCTTTCTTCGGATACAATTTTGGCCATTATCTTGCACACTGGCTGAGCCTTCAAAACAGGCCTGGACTTCATCTACCTAAAATCTTCCATGTCAACTGGTTCCGAAAAGATGACAAAGGACAGTTCTTATGGCCAGGTTTTGGAGAGAATTCTAGGGTACTAGATTGGATCTTCCGTAGGGTAGAAGGAGAGGAAAGTGCTCGGAAGACATCTATTGGCTATCTCCCTGCTGAGGGGGCATTGAATCTAGAAGGGCTAGGTGGAGTTGACACAAACCAGCTGTTTTCTCTCCCGAAAGGATTTTGGGAAAGAGAAGTACAAGAGGTGGGAAAATACTTGACTGAGCAAGTAAATGATGACTTGCCGCCACAAATTATGCAGGAGCTGAATGGCCTGGATAGCAGAGTGAAACAGATGTGAAGAGATAAAACAGAAGCCATAAACTAAAAAGCCATAAAAAGGGTGAGGTACAGTCCTCATTATTTATGGAGAATAAGTGCCTTATTTCACACTTCTATCACTTTAGCAAAAATGAAGCCACGTTAGGCATCAAAACCATGCACTACTTATAAAACTAGAATCCTGGCCAAATAATGAGAATATGAACTTTTCTTGTGTATGTTAAGTCAGCCTACACAGGAACTATAGCACAGATGGTCAATCCATCTTAACCGGCAAGGTTCCATTAGAGGTGACCTCAGgaatttgttgtttttattttttttaacctgtccatctttgtttttttattgcaagTAAAGTCGGTTCTTTTTTCTCTTCGGTGTCATTATTTTGTTAACTATTAGTATCCATTTGCATCATGTGGAGACTTCCCCAAAGTAAACAATTCAAGTGCTTTAATAGAAAATTGCCCAGTGGTACAAGGAAGCAAAGAATGAGGTGATGATGTTATATTTAGAAAATGTTAAATGACTATTGCTatgaagataagattcttaaatatactcaggataactaaataacacattctcaaattcaatgttattaacaaaaatacaacatttcacagatcagtcctggtgtatacaatttcggttgccccagcatccgaccataaatcttctgaccatGGCCGAGCAGGTaaattcttctcatgaatggCTTCTCCGGTCTGCACACTGCATTGTGCTGTTTTGTTCCTGCCCTTCCCCCTCCATTATGAGACGAGATCAGACATAGACACTTCCGGCAAGCAGTGTGCATAGTTTACTCTACCAGCTACAGATAAGTTAAGGTCTTTACCAAGGGGAGGGAAGCATAGCAGACCTGACTGTGTGTTGTTAtagctcatctctctttttctatgtgtcagaaagtagtagaatgttcagaagctaactaaaagtgtagataaaccgtgggccctgataatctaagcactttgtcagcacacagcatctcacagcactagagggatcatgaagtttctgcttagcGAGCACTCCGGAATTTTACATTAACAATCACTGagctataggagctaaaacagcaataaaaatgagtaaaattgtaaagttaaggGTTAAAATgtgctttattgtgtaaacaacactagcggattaaaatttgagaactttctttcatggccaaACCCCTTAAGTCCTTCATAATGTCATTCAGCTATTCATTCATTTGGAGGGAAGTTGGTTGCTGTTGTTTCCACAACAGATAGATATGAATTCCAGCATTGTCAAGTGTAGAAAAAAGAAACTTACTAAGCTTCTCATACCTGTAACTTTTCTGATATCCAAACAAATCAATCAATCAGCCTGATATTGTAGCATATGCGATTTTGACAGGTCTCTATCATTATGTTGTAGGTTTGGATTAGCTGTAGGACAGGGCCAAGTGGATGACAATCCCCATTATGAGCTACAAGGATGAATAGAGAAAATTACTAGTCCTCATATGTTGGCACACTAACTTACTACATGATAACTTTTACCTCTTGTCCCTGCTACTTCACTATGTAACAACAGGTTTTGGATTGGCACTGGCTACTGGATGTCACAAAAAGGGCCCTTTTTATTACAATGCCATAATCAATTCCTACCCTGTTAAATTGTTCAAATATAAAGTCAAATGAAAAATTTAGATTGATCCCACTGTTTTGGAGCCACAGTGGCCGTGTTTGCCAACCACCAAGAAAGAAATAGAAAGTTACTGTATAGATGGTACATGACTCCTGAAAAAACTCTAGGGGTTTACAACACACCCACTATTTATTGGAGACGTGATTAACTAGGGTTAACCTAACATACTTGCTGGGATTGCATGCTTATCCAAAATATTTGGGCAAGGATAGCCCGACTGCTTTTGCATGTCTGTAGATTCCCCAGGATTCTTGGTGctccctgagctctttttgcatCAAATATATTCTCATTTCCActgaaaaacattttattattctCATTCATTGTAACTAGTTCAAAGATTTCAAAGTATTGGAACTTATAGTATAGTACTTATTTGATCAAAATAATCAACAAAAGGAATCAACCACAATTTCTTACATAAATGGATGATTGCCCTCTCACTAAATGAAGGTAATGTATGTCTGAACAAATGGGGTGCCTGGTTTACCAGAGCTTACAATTTAGGAATACTGAAAGCTGCAGACCAATTATTGGTGTCATTGTTGAGTATTTGTGAATCACTGACATTAAAAGTGTTATCAAATATTCCATCTTAAAActataataatctatatttatatagcgctgtcATATTcaatagcgctttacaaataatatacaaataaaataagatattatAGATTGCAAAAAATTATATGGAACaatgggagtgagggccctgctcgcaagagctcacAGTCCGTGGAAAACCAGGGACGTTGCTAGTGCCGTAAAAGATTCGGGGCATGGACCtgcatatacatatgtattgaATTTTCAGTGGTAAGCATTCCTGTACATAACGCCCCTTAAATGAGCTTCCATGTAAACCAACTGAAAATACTGtagaaatccctacctattctATCCAGTGCCTGCAGGATATgtgtcctcggactgtagttGTTCTCTGTCTTCTCCATTAGGTCCGGCATCACtatgtctcctcttcagccataTGTCCTCCCTGTGGAGTTTACCACTCAGACattttatgttcctcattgttcctGCATCTTGGTCCTCTAATGCTGTTATTCTGCTGCTACCCCTAATAACCCCTGTAATACGATTTAACGTAAAATTCAAAATTTATCATGCCTGCAATTGTAGCAATGTATATTATACTGTCCTAACTTTCCCCCACCCCCAAATCACCCTTTAAGAATGACCCATATATAAACTACTTATTCTGGTTTCCACATATGACATTGTTCCCATTGTGGCCCCCATAACTGCTCCTCCACAATACATGGGCCCCATGCATACATTACAACTCCagcattgtgccacccaccttaTAATGTTCCCTAATTGTGGCCTAACATCTGCTTAACCCCCTTCAATGTGACCCCCTCAGTGACCCTAGACTTAATGCTCCACAACTTTGGCCCATTTCTAATAATGTGCAGTGCAAGGGGATACCAAATAATATGCACGCTAAATAATACTCACCTGCCTTCCTTCCTGCTTCTCCTTTTCTTGCCTGTGTGCGGGACATGACGCGGTGTTGTCACCATAGCATGCCTCCTGCTCTGTCACTGTAGTCAGCTCTTGAAAGCAGGAGACACGGTGTAATGACATCAAAGTCTCTCCTTCAATCTATAGTGAAGGAAAGAGCTGACAGCTCCGTTGTCCACTGCAGTACTCACCTTTATCTGCGTCCAGAGAGGAAGCAGAGAGTGGGGA
The DNA window shown above is from Engystomops pustulosus chromosome 1, aEngPut4.maternal, whole genome shotgun sequence and carries:
- the PCK2 gene encoding phosphoenolpyruvate carboxykinase [GTP], mitochondrial, yielding MPSFSVRVLGPCSRAVKAWVKSQQVSSRKAHALQALSKQIERLPPGVREFVIRGAELCEPSNIHICDGTASENDTILTVLQQEGMIKKLHKYPNCWLARTDPKDVARVESKTVIVTTNQRDTVPIPTDGAKGQLGNWMSPGDFERAKSDRFPGCMKGRTMYVLPFSMGPVGSPLSKYGVQLTDSPYVVASMRIMTRMGTPVLDAIGDGDFVKCLHSVGQPLPLKAPLVNSWPCNPEKTLIAHVPDNREIVSFGSGYGGNSLLGKKCFALRIASRIAKDEGWLAEHMLILGITNPAGRKRYIAAAFPSACGKTNLAMMRPSLPGWKVQCVGDDIAWMKFDSEGRLRAINPENGFFGVAPGTSVKTNPNALHTVEKNTVFTNVGETSDGGVYWEGLDQDLPPGVTVTSWLGKPWKKGDKDPCAHPNSRFCAPAAQCPIMDEAWESPEGVPIDAIIFGGRRPEGVPLVYESFNWNHGVFVGAAMRSEATAAAEHKGKVIMHDPFAMRPFFGYNFGHYLAHWLSLQNRPGLHLPKIFHVNWFRKDDKGQFLWPGFGENSRVLDWIFRRVEGEESARKTSIGYLPAEGALNLEGLGGVDTNQLFSLPKGFWEREVQEVGKYLTEQVNDDLPPQIMQELNGLDSRVKQM